From a single Miscanthus floridulus cultivar M001 chromosome 8, ASM1932011v1, whole genome shotgun sequence genomic region:
- the LOC136473472 gene encoding tubulin beta-1 chain-like — protein MCPRSSVNRSPNAPASSTSSLTTSPSSPRTRTRSIASASPAATWTSTSSLATGRYGDDSDLQLEHVNVYYIEASCGCFVPRTVLMDLAGVWNNWAKGHHTEGGELIDSVLDVVRKQAENCHCLQGFQVCHSLDGGTGSGLGTLLISKIREENADPMMLTFSVFHLGPVETIPSGLDSLSAMLMGATIDHATTWVVPATCLQPSPQGVRHLVASVSSVPQRR, from the coding sequence ATGTGTCCGCGCTCATCCGTGAATCGCTCACCCAATGCGCCCGCGAGTTCAACATCGTCCTTGACGACATCTCCGTCCTCGCCGCGAACCCGGACCCGCTCTATTGCGTCCGCCTCACCTGCTGCTACATGGACGAGCACATCAAGCCTCGCCACCGGCCGCTACGGCGATGATTCCGACCTCCAGCTCGAGCATGTCAACGTCTACTACATTGAGGCTTCCTGTGGCTGCTTCGTGCCCCGCACTGTGCTCATGGACCTAGCTGGGGTCTGGAACAACTGGGCCAAGGGCCACCACACTGAGGGAGGCGAGCTCATCGACTCAGTGCTCGATGTCGTGCGGAAGCAAGCCGAGAACTGCCACTGCCTGCAAGGCTTCCAGGTGTGCCACTCCCTCGACGGCGGCACCGGCTCTGGCTTGGGCACGCTCCTCATCTCCAAGATCCGCGAGGAGAACGCCGACCCGATGATGCTCACCTTCTCCGTCTTCCACCTCGGCCCCGTCGAGACGATTCCGTCTGGTCTTGACAGCCTCTCCGCTATGCTCATGGGGGCCACCATCGACCATGCTACTACTTGGGTCGTGCCAGCGACCTGCCTCCAACCTAGCCCTCAAGGTGTTCGACACTTGGTGGCTTCCGTGTCGAGTGTGCCCCAGAGGAGGTGA